From the genome of Uranotaenia lowii strain MFRU-FL chromosome 1, ASM2978415v1, whole genome shotgun sequence, one region includes:
- the LOC129753784 gene encoding traB domain-containing protein: MSSPISSSSEYNSALDQTFNSTLSPENFDLSLTDSDIENVNLSREWNELLKPEQKGKNNDCESSQLLINSLRNNNVRQDQNQMPLKSPSKSLNGDSSLQLDSTISLDFSGISTATEGSSTLSVISSSDDSVSLPVSSDADPQSTQPNVSMISIEKEDDESPTTRDSKDTTHNVSLLPVDDDQLTESGTSQPETSKEVIKIYNSIEEFDANLPETVNLLTTPEGCKVYLVGTAHFSEKSQNDVSLVMRNVKPNVVMLELCPSRVHILKYDERTLLEEAKDINLAKIQNIIKTNGVVNGMLYILLLNMSAKITKKLGMAPGGEFRQAVKEAYHLPQCLIQLGDRQINITLQRALRGLSLWQTVKLVPKLLFMDDDITVEEMEQCKKKDLLEEIMLEIAGEFPAFGRVFVQERDLYLCHSLQVAALPQQLQDGSIRPVNVVGVVGIGHAEGIIKNWGKVESSTVASIVTIPPASFSHRAVKFIFKYGTLGLCAYGVFRIVRPRLSRFL, encoded by the exons ATGTCTTCGCCCATCAGTTCCTCGTCCGAGTACAACAGCGCTTTGGATCAAACCTTCAATTCAACGCTCAGCCCCGAGAATTTTGACCTTTCGCTAACGGATTCCG aTATTGAAAACGTAAACTTATCTCGAGAATGGAATGAGCTACTGAAACCtgaacaaaaaggaaaaaacaatGATTGCGAATCCTCCCAACTACTGATAAATAGTTTGCGGAATAACAATGTTCGCCAGGACCAAAACCAGATGCCACTTAAGAGCCCGTCCAAATCATTGAATGGGGATTCGTCGCTCCAGTTGGATAGCACAATTAGTTTGGATTTCAGTGGTATCAGTACAGCAACCGAGGGTAGCTCTACCTTATCCGTGATTTCCAGCTCCGATGATTCTGTATCTCTCCCGGTGAGTAGCGATGCTGATCCCCAGTCTACGCAACCCAACGTGTCCATGATCAGCATCGAAAAGGAAGACGATGAAAGTCCGACAACTCGTGATTCGAAAGACACAACACACAATGTTTCACTGCTTCCGGTTGATGATGATCAGTTAACGGAATCGGGCACAAGTCAACCGGAAACTTCAAAGGAGGTGATCAAAATCTACAACAGCATAGAAGAGTTCGATGCCAATCTACCGGAAACGGTTAACCTACTAACTACCCCTGAGGGCTGCAAAGTTTATCTTGTGGGAACGGCGCATTTCAGCGAAAAGTCCCAAAATGACGTCTCGCTTGTAATGCGCAATGTGAAACCTAACGTGGTCATGCTTGAGCTGTGTCCATCACGAGTACATATCCTAAAGTATGACGAACGTACCTTACTAGAGGAAGCTAAAGATATTAATCTGgcgaaaattcaaaacataatcaAAACCAATGGAGTAGTGAATGGAATGTTGTATATTTTGCTGCTCAACATGAGTGCCAAAATCACTAAGAAACTGGGAATGGCCCCGGGTGGAGAATTTCGCCAGGCGGTTAAGGAAGCTTATCACCTTCCACAATGCCTGATTCAGCTTGGCGATCGACAAATAAACATCACCTTGCAGCGCGCTCTCAGGGGTTTATCGCTGTGGCAAACAGTAAAGCTGGTCCCGAAGCTACTCTTCATGGACGATGACATTACGGTCGAGGAGATGGAGCAGTGCAAGAAAAAGGATCTATTGGAAGAGATCATGCTCGAAATTGCCGGCGAGTTTCCCGCTTTTGGACGAGTTTTTGTTCAAGAACGGGACCTGTATCTGTGTCATTCACTGCAAGTTGCCGCGTTACCACAACAATTGCAAGATGGTAGCATTAGACCGGTTAATGTGGTTGGTGTAGTAGGGATTGGCCATGCCGAAGGAATCATCAAAAATTGGGGCAAGGTGGAAAGTTCGACCGTGGCCTCGATCGTCACTATTCCCCCGGCCAGTTTCAGCCATCGAGCtgtaaaattcattttcaaatatgGAACACTTGGGCTGTGTGCTTACGGTGTGTTCCGGATCGTGCGCCCAAGGCtttcaagatttttatga